A single genomic interval of Candidatus Latescibacter sp. harbors:
- a CDS encoding phosphoribosylaminoimidazolesuccinocarboxamide synthase, translating to MDNALTSTNLPGVPLYARGKVRDVYDLGDRLLIIATDRISAFDCIMPNGIPGKGEILTEMSLFWFDLVSGIVPNHLVASRVEEYPEFLRSYRDLLDGRSMIVRKAERIDVECIVRGYLSGSGWKEYRQTGAICGIKLPSGLMESQKLPENIFTPSTKADSGHDLNVGFAVVEEMTGRKLAAEIRDLSLAVYEKARVYAETRNIIIADTKFEFGRVNGKTILIDEILSPDSSRFWPRASYCPGGPQPSFDKQFVRDYLETLDWDKTPPAPALPEEIIRKTLEKYREARDLLLGKKSEP from the coding sequence TTGGATAACGCTCTAACTTCCACAAACCTGCCGGGAGTTCCCCTCTATGCGCGCGGAAAGGTCCGCGATGTTTACGATCTGGGAGACAGGCTCCTCATCATAGCCACCGACCGTATCAGCGCATTCGACTGCATCATGCCGAACGGCATACCCGGCAAAGGGGAAATCCTTACCGAAATGTCCCTTTTCTGGTTTGACCTGGTGAGCGGCATCGTTCCCAATCACCTGGTCGCTTCACGTGTCGAAGAATACCCTGAATTCCTCCGCTCATACCGTGACCTTCTCGACGGCCGCTCCATGATCGTACGGAAGGCTGAACGCATCGATGTGGAATGCATCGTTCGCGGCTACCTTTCCGGAAGCGGCTGGAAGGAATACCGTCAAACCGGAGCTATTTGCGGTATAAAGCTCCCTTCCGGCCTGATGGAGTCACAGAAGCTTCCCGAAAATATTTTCACCCCTTCGACCAAGGCGGACTCCGGTCATGACCTGAATGTCGGTTTCGCGGTGGTGGAGGAAATGACAGGCCGAAAACTCGCTGCGGAAATACGCGATCTCTCGCTTGCCGTGTATGAGAAGGCGCGGGTTTATGCGGAAACCAGAAATATCATAATCGCGGACACCAAGTTCGAATTCGGCCGGGTGAACGGGAAAACCATTCTGATCGATGAAATCCTCTCTCCGGATTCCTCACGGTTCTGGCCGCGCGCTTCTTACTGTCCCGGCGGTCCTCAACCCTCGTTCGACAAGCAGTTCGTGCGGGATTACCTGGAAACGCTCGACTGGGATAAAACTCCTCCGGCGCCAGCCCTCCCGGAGGAGATTATCCGAAAGACCCTGGAAAAATACCGTGAAGCAAGAGATCTTCTTTTGGGAAAGAAATCTGAACCATGA